The Spirosoma oryzicola genome has a window encoding:
- a CDS encoding S41 family peptidase codes for MTAPYLIVDLRDNQGGAEREARKYLTLLKKYEKKGHLYLLLNQDTISQAELFALQLKAGNNVTTIGQPTKGMLNYGSNYGTLQTLTGGTTCVQPTDMKNGAKLLAYEDYGISPDILLSNGSN; via the coding sequence CCAGGGCGGGGCTGAGCGAGAGGCTCGAAAATACCTCACTCTTCTAAAGAAGTATGAAAAGAAAGGGCATTTGTATTTACTGCTCAACCAGGACACCATCAGTCAGGCTGAACTCTTTGCGCTGCAATTGAAAGCAGGCAACAACGTGACCACGATCGGTCAGCCCACTAAAGGCATGCTCAACTACGGCAGTAACTATGGCACCTTGCAGACACTGACTGGGGGGACTACTTGTGTCCAACCAACTGATATGAAAAACGGGGCTAAGCTGTTGGCCTACGAGGATTATGGCATCAGCCCCGACATACTGCTGAGCAACGGCTCCAACTGA